The region TATCAAGATCTATAAAAGTAATATTTTAAATAACCCAATCCTTTTTGATGGCATTCATGACCTCATTAATCTGCTGGATAAAAAAAAAATAGGGTGGGGTATTATCACAAACAAACATCGGTGTTTCGTTGAGATGATCTTGCCATTTATCAACCTTGATCAAAGATGTGAAATTTTAATATGTGGTGATGATGGCATTTCTCCAAAACCATCACCTGATATGTTGATTTCTGCATGTGAATCTCTAAAAGTAAAATCTAATGAAGTGGTTTATGTTGGTGATGCACATAAAGATATAAGCGCTTCAAAAACCGCAAATATGTTTGCAATTCTTGCATGCTATGGGTACTTGAAAAAAGAAGACAAAATAGAAAGCTGGGGTGCAGATGCCGTCATCAATCATCCTTCAGAAATTGCAGCTTTAATAAAAGTTTAAATTATTTTTTTACGTTCAACAATTGATTGAGCTAGGGTACCAGAATCGACATATTCGATTTCACCTCCCATCGGGAGACCACGAGCTATTCGTGTGATATTTATTTTGCTTTCTTTAAGAAGTTCAGCTATGTATTGTGCTGTTGTATTACCTTCCGTTGTAAAGTTAGTTGCAAGAATTATTTCATTGATTTCACTTTTTTTAATTCTTTCAAGCAACTTATTAATATGAATTTCTTTAGGTCCAACTCCATCGAGGGGTGAAAGCCTTCCCATTAAAACAAAGTACATGCCTTTGTAGGAGCGTGTTTGTTCAAGCATAAGAAGATCAGTTGGCATTTCTACAACGCAGAGAGTGTATGAAATTCTGTTTGGTGAGGCACATATTGAACATATCTCCTTTTCAGAGAAATTGTTACAAAGTTTACAATGACCAAGTTTATTTAGCGATTCTTCAATTGAGCTAGCTAGTTTGTGAGCTCCCTTCCTATCTCTTTGCAGTAAATAATAGGCTAATCTAAGCGCTGACTTAGGCCCAACTCCAGGAAGGCATTTTAATGACTCTATAAGATTTTCTAGTGTGTTATTAGTCTGCATACTACTAAAAAGGCAAATTCATTCCCGGAGGAACTAAGCCTCCCATTTTTTGTGAGGAGGTACTCTCAACCTTGCCTAATGCATCTTTAAAAGCAACCATTATCAAGTCTTCTAGCATCTCCTTATCTTCAAGAAGAGAGGGATCGATATCAATTTTTTTAATTTCATGTTTGCAGGAGATAGTTATTTTAATCATACCGTTACCCGCTGCCCCTTCTACATCAATACTCGCAAGTTCTGCCTGGGCTTTTTGGAGATTTGCTTGCATCATTTGTGCTTGTTTCATTATATTACCCATGCCACCTTTAGCCATATTATTGTCCTTTATTATTTAATGGTTGAATGCTTGTTGGAACTACTTGTGCGTCAAAATTTTCAATTAAATCCTTTACAAATCCATCTTTCATCATAGCAGATTCAGTTTCCTTTAATAGCTTAGATTTTTCTTCAGATGTCTTAATAGCAGGGGTTTTTTTCACTTCATCAACTAAAATTTTTACTTTAATTTTTTTATTAAAATGATTTATTAGTGATTCTTCAAGTTTTTCGACATAGTTACTTTGCATCAAATGACTTTTATTTGAATCTAAGGTAAGTTCAAATATATAATTTTGATAGGCTTTAAATTCACATTCTTGTGCCAATGCATTAGCAATTCCAAGTTTAAGATTTTTAACTAGATTGTGCCAATTACCATCAAATTCTAAAGTCTCTTTAACTTCTTTTTTTACTTCAATTTGAGAGCTTTTTTTTTCCTCGGTCGGTTGAATCGGGGGCGTTGCTCTTTTTTCTGACAAATTAGATTCTAATTTGTCAGTTTGCAAGGAAGGGAAAAAGGCTAACATTCTTAGCAAAGTCGTATTAAATCCGATTAACAAGTCAGGCGCTAAATAAATATCTTTTTTTCCATTTATAACAATTTGATAGAGAAGCTGAAGTGTTTCTGGGGAATACAATTTACTTAGTTGTTTAATTTCATTATTGCTTTGCAAATCTTCGTTACTTTCGGGAGCCACTTGATAAACTGAAATCTCATGAATTAGTTTAGCAAGATCAATTAATGTGCTATCTAGTGCAATATTTTTATCATTCATTCCATGAGCAATTTCAATAAGCTCTCCACCCTTGTTCTCTGATATTTTAAACAAGATATCTATTAGAAAATTATTATCAACGACACCTAGCATTTCGCTTACTTTATTTTCTGATATTTCACTTCCAGAATATGCAATCGCTTGATCAGTTAGTGAAAGTGCATCCCGCATACTCCCTCTTGCTGATTTTGCAATGAGACCTAATGCTTTTTTTTCGGATTTTATTTTTTCGTTCGTCAATATCATATCAAGATGATTAGAAATTTTTTCAATAGTCATTTGTTTTAAATTAAACTGTAAACATCTTGATAGTACCGTGACAGGTACTTTTTTTGGATCAGTTGTTGCCAGGATAAACTTGATGTGTTCAGGAGGCTCTTCAAGTGTCTTTAGCATCGCATTAAAGGCACTATTAGAGAGCATATGTACCTCATCAATGATATAAACTTTAAATCTACCTGAGGTGGGAGCGTATTGCGAGTTCTCTAAAAGCTCTCTCATTTCGTCAACTTTTGTATTTGACGCTGCATCCACTTCGATTAGATCTACAAAATTTCCTTTATCTACCGAGATACAGGAAGAACATTCTCCACATGGTTTTGATGAAATACCTTTTTCACAGTTGAGTGATTTTGCTAAGATCCTTGCTAATGTTGTTTTACCTACACCGCGAGTACCAGTAAATAAATAAGCATGGTGAAGTCTTTCTTGGTCAAGTGCGTTAACTAGGGCTTGCACCGTATTTTCTTGACCCACAAGAGTGTCAAA is a window of Methylophilales bacterium DNA encoding:
- a CDS encoding HAD-IA family hydrolase codes for the protein MIKKVLFDLDGTLIDSAHDLVQSANDLYAIHNHSLITFEEGRAVASNGIKAYLNLRFHEATDDYSALTNEFIKIYKSNILNNPILFDGIHDLINLLDKKKIGWGIITNKHRCFVEMILPFINLDQRCEILICGDDGISPKPSPDMLISACESLKVKSNEVVYVGDAHKDISASKTANMFAILACYGYLKKEDKIESWGADAVINHPSEIAALIKV
- the recR gene encoding recombination mediator RecR, translating into MQTNNTLENLIESLKCLPGVGPKSALRLAYYLLQRDRKGAHKLASSIEESLNKLGHCKLCNNFSEKEICSICASPNRISYTLCVVEMPTDLLMLEQTRSYKGMYFVLMGRLSPLDGVGPKEIHINKLLERIKKSEINEIILATNFTTEGNTTAQYIAELLKESKINITRIARGLPMGGEIEYVDSGTLAQSIVERKKII
- a CDS encoding YbaB/EbfC family nucleoid-associated protein; protein product: MAKGGMGNIMKQAQMMQANLQKAQAELASIDVEGAAGNGMIKITISCKHEIKKIDIDPSLLEDKEMLEDLIMVAFKDALGKVESTSSQKMGGLVPPGMNLPF
- the dnaX gene encoding DNA polymerase III subunit gamma/tau, with translation MSHQVLARKWRPKNFDTLVGQENTVQALVNALDQERLHHAYLFTGTRGVGKTTLARILAKSLNCEKGISSKPCGECSSCISVDKGNFVDLIEVDAASNTKVDEMRELLENSQYAPTSGRFKVYIIDEVHMLSNSAFNAMLKTLEEPPEHIKFILATTDPKKVPVTVLSRCLQFNLKQMTIEKISNHLDMILTNEKIKSEKKALGLIAKSARGSMRDALSLTDQAIAYSGSEISENKVSEMLGVVDNNFLIDILFKISENKGGELIEIAHGMNDKNIALDSTLIDLAKLIHEISVYQVAPESNEDLQSNNEIKQLSKLYSPETLQLLYQIVINGKKDIYLAPDLLIGFNTTLLRMLAFFPSLQTDKLESNLSEKRATPPIQPTEEKKSSQIEVKKEVKETLEFDGNWHNLVKNLKLGIANALAQECEFKAYQNYIFELTLDSNKSHLMQSNYVEKLEESLINHFNKKIKVKILVDEVKKTPAIKTSEEKSKLLKETESAMMKDGFVKDLIENFDAQVVPTSIQPLNNKGQ